From the Leptolyngbya sp. O-77 genome, one window contains:
- a CDS encoding mechanosensitive ion channel family protein translates to MSCPVPLLFAQLVAQSPTPSDSAPASALPPFGPPTPEQATAFLGTLILTAGLAVALYALLFVVLRSVFRRTDFELGIAILNLARIPALLILIFGSLRLALNFLAPSIALLWLGRLCAALLVAAITFLIGQLFTQAAVYYLKSFAEKTEAAWDDVLIPILETIIPPLIYVFGAFFFLQSLGIDLTGLWVAFGGITFVLGFALKDILANFFSGLVLLIDTSFQFGDMVRLSDGSTAVIKKVGLRVTHLYVIDNYCEIYIPNAELEKRDIVNLSRPTPHYAYSLDVAVRVDADPVATTKILAEIVNGHPDILGDMEEKLRCLDSFVGLKQAEDGEISKVDAGRLRLLAYKKLNDQLQLVESRLEALIANIRLLEKGGLRKEELRNLAGDFQAILSLFGLRLAGDRDDKKGRSRLKEEPETVLANATIGLIRELYQAWLKDPDLTPEDEQILPQEWEQKIEVLKLKLGRLHQKLMSSSRDETRLDDYTYSFLSWLRENFKESQTIWKEPQVRMTDIQGNAMQFTIRFYVDNIKLEHWFRGNRVTNEVRREIVRRLRQAYILHLL, encoded by the coding sequence GTGTCTTGCCCTGTGCCCCTGCTGTTTGCCCAACTGGTTGCCCAATCGCCCACCCCGTCGGACTCCGCTCCAGCCTCAGCGCTGCCCCCGTTTGGGCCGCCCACCCCTGAGCAAGCCACTGCCTTCTTGGGGACGCTGATCCTGACGGCTGGGCTTGCGGTTGCCCTTTATGCGCTGCTGTTTGTGGTGCTGAGGTCGGTCTTTCGCCGCACCGACTTTGAGCTGGGCATCGCCATTTTGAACCTGGCGCGGATTCCGGCACTGCTGATTCTGATCTTCGGCAGCTTGCGGCTGGCGCTGAATTTTTTGGCACCTAGCATAGCGCTGCTGTGGCTGGGGCGATTGTGTGCTGCGCTGCTCGTGGCGGCTATCACGTTTTTGATCGGGCAGTTGTTTACTCAAGCGGCGGTCTATTACCTGAAAAGCTTCGCCGAAAAGACCGAAGCCGCCTGGGATGATGTCTTGATTCCGATTTTGGAAACCATCATTCCGCCCCTGATTTATGTGTTTGGTGCGTTCTTCTTTCTGCAAAGTTTGGGAATTGATTTAACCGGGCTTTGGGTTGCCTTTGGTGGCATTACGTTTGTCCTTGGCTTTGCATTAAAAGACATTTTGGCAAACTTTTTTAGCGGGTTGGTGCTGCTGATTGACACGTCCTTTCAGTTTGGTGATATGGTGCGGCTGTCTGATGGTTCCACTGCGGTAATCAAGAAAGTGGGGCTGCGAGTGACCCATCTGTATGTGATTGATAATTACTGCGAAATTTATATCCCTAATGCGGAGCTAGAAAAGCGAGATATTGTTAACCTGAGTCGCCCTACGCCGCACTATGCCTATTCACTAGATGTGGCTGTGCGCGTTGATGCTGACCCTGTTGCTACGACCAAGATTCTGGCAGAAATTGTCAACGGGCATCCAGATATTTTGGGCGATATGGAAGAGAAGCTGCGCTGCTTGGATTCGTTTGTAGGGCTAAAGCAGGCAGAAGATGGCGAAATTTCTAAAGTGGACGCAGGGCGACTGAGGCTGCTGGCTTACAAGAAATTGAACGACCAGCTTCAGCTTGTGGAATCCAGGCTGGAAGCGTTGATTGCCAATATTAGACTGCTGGAAAAAGGCGGGCTGCGGAAAGAAGAGTTGCGAAATTTGGCAGGCGATTTTCAAGCAATTCTTAGCCTGTTTGGGCTGCGGCTGGCGGGCGATCGCGATGATAAAAAAGGGCGATCGCGCCTCAAGGAAGAACCAGAGACTGTTCTTGCCAATGCCACAATTGGTCTGATTAGAGAACTATATCAGGCCTGGCTCAAAGACCCCGATCTGACTCCTGAAGATGAGCAAATCTTGCCCCAAGAATGGGAACAAAAAATCGAAGTTTTGAAGCTAAAACTGGGACGACTCCATCAGAAACTAATGTCGTCTAGTCGAGATGAAACTCGATTAGATGACTACACCTACAGCTTTCTAAGCTGGCTGCGAGAAAACTTTAAGGAATCGCAGACTATTTGGAAAGAACCCCAGGTTCGTATGACCGACATTCAGGGCAATGCGATGCAGTTTACCATCCGATTTTACGTAGATAATATCAAGCTAGAACACTGGTTTCGCGGCAATCGGGTGACGAATGAAGTGCGACGAGAAATCGTACGGCGATTGCGTCAGGCCTATATTTTGCACCTGCTGTAA
- the ruvB gene encoding Holliday junction branch migration DNA helicase RuvB — protein sequence MAIISSKQPPLEPEDSESGRDGLPLVGRSPKSPAADEKLLTPDRQPEDTGKPEERIRPQRLAEYIGQKDLKEVLAIAIQAAKARNESLDHLLLYGPPGLGKTTMSLILAAEMGVDCKITTAPALERPRDIVGLLINLKPGDILFIDEIHRLPRVTEEILYPAMEDARIDITIGKGQSARTRSLPLQKFTLVGATTRVGALTSPLRDRFGLVQRLRFYEVDELQQIVLRAAEILNTPITPDGAAEIARRSRGTPRIANRLLRRVRDFVEVKAGGAAVHGAIAAEALELFNVDPCGLDWTDRRMLTVIIENYGGGPVGLETLAAATGEDAQTIEEVYEPYLMQIGYLNRTPRGRVATPAAWRHLGYTPPESQLSLLQSPPSLL from the coding sequence ATGGCGATTATTTCCTCAAAACAGCCCCCTCTGGAGCCTGAGGATTCTGAATCGGGTCGGGATGGGCTGCCTTTGGTAGGGCGATCGCCCAAATCACCTGCTGCGGACGAAAAGCTGCTCACGCCCGATCGCCAGCCAGAAGACACAGGCAAGCCAGAGGAGCGGATTCGCCCCCAGCGATTGGCAGAATACATCGGGCAAAAAGATTTGAAGGAAGTGCTGGCGATCGCCATTCAGGCCGCCAAGGCGCGAAACGAGTCGCTAGATCACCTGTTGCTCTATGGGCCGCCAGGGCTGGGCAAAACCACGATGTCGCTGATTTTGGCGGCAGAAATGGGCGTAGACTGCAAAATTACCACTGCCCCCGCGCTAGAGCGGCCGCGAGACATCGTGGGGCTATTGATAAACCTGAAGCCAGGGGACATTCTGTTTATCGACGAAATTCACCGCTTGCCCCGCGTCACCGAGGAAATCCTGTATCCGGCGATGGAAGATGCCCGCATCGACATCACCATCGGCAAGGGACAGAGCGCCCGCACCCGCAGCCTGCCGTTGCAAAAATTTACGCTGGTCGGCGCGACGACGCGAGTGGGGGCGCTGACCTCACCGCTGCGCGATCGCTTTGGGCTGGTGCAGCGCCTGCGGTTTTACGAAGTGGACGAGCTTCAGCAGATTGTTCTGCGGGCAGCGGAAATTCTCAACACGCCGATTACGCCCGATGGCGCAGCGGAAATTGCGCGGCGATCGCGCGGCACACCCCGCATTGCCAATCGCCTGCTCCGTCGCGTGCGCGATTTTGTCGAGGTGAAGGCGGGCGGCGCGGCCGTGCATGGGGCGATCGCCGCCGAAGCGCTGGAACTCTTCAACGTAGACCCTTGCGGACTGGACTGGACCGATCGCCGGATGCTGACGGTGATCATCGAAAATTATGGCGGCGGCCCCGTCGGACTCGAAACACTGGCCGCCGCCACAGGCGAAGATGCCCAGACGATCGAAGAAGTTTACGAACCCTACCTGATGCAGATCGGCTACCTCAACCGCACCCCCCGCGGCCGCGTTGCCACTCCCGCCGCCTGGCGACACCTGGGCTACACGCCGCCCGAAAGCCAGCTTTCGCTCTTGCAAAGCCCACCCTCGCTTCTCTAG
- a CDS encoding glycosyltransferase, producing MNPAVLGVGGLYYAKSLGIPLVASYHTHLPKYLEHYGLGMLEGVLWELLKLMHNQAVINLVTSTAMQEALESHGVERVHVWQKGVDVELFDPALASAEMRSHLTQCNPDSPLLLYVGRLSAEKEIDRIKPVLEAIPNARLALVGDGPYRAELEKIFEGTPTFFAGYMTGKTLGAAFASADAFIFPSRTETLGLVLLEAMAAGCPVIAANAGGIPDIVTDGVNGYLFDPADDRGAIAATERLLSNAAERAHLRQNARQEAERWGWAAATRQLQGFYQNILTQSMLTAA from the coding sequence GTGAATCCGGCGGTGCTGGGCGTGGGCGGGCTGTATTACGCCAAATCTCTGGGAATTCCGCTGGTAGCGTCTTATCATACGCACTTGCCGAAGTATCTGGAGCATTATGGGCTGGGGATGCTGGAGGGCGTGCTGTGGGAACTGCTGAAGCTGATGCACAATCAGGCGGTGATTAATCTGGTGACCTCGACGGCGATGCAGGAGGCGCTGGAGAGCCACGGTGTAGAGCGGGTTCACGTTTGGCAAAAGGGCGTGGATGTGGAGCTGTTTGACCCGGCGCTGGCTAGTGCAGAAATGCGATCGCACCTTACTCAATGCAATCCCGACTCGCCGCTGCTGCTGTACGTGGGTCGGCTTTCGGCCGAGAAGGAAATTGATCGAATTAAGCCCGTTCTAGAAGCAATTCCGAATGCGCGGCTGGCGCTGGTGGGCGACGGGCCCTATCGCGCCGAGTTGGAAAAAATCTTTGAGGGCACGCCGACTTTCTTTGCGGGCTATATGACGGGCAAAACGCTGGGAGCTGCATTTGCCTCTGCGGATGCGTTTATTTTCCCGTCGCGGACGGAGACGCTGGGCCTGGTGCTGCTGGAGGCGATGGCGGCGGGCTGCCCGGTGATTGCGGCGAATGCGGGCGGCATTCCCGATATCGTGACTGATGGTGTGAACGGCTATCTGTTTGATCCGGCGGATGACAGAGGGGCGATCGCCGCTACAGAACGCCTGCTCAGCAACGCCGCCGAACGTGCCCATCTCCGCCAAAACGCTCGCCAGGAAGCAGAGCGCTGGGGCTGGGCCGCCGCCACCCGGCAACTCCAGGGCTTTTACCAAAATATTTTGACGCAATCGATGCTGACGGCTGCTTAA
- a CDS encoding NAD-dependent epimerase/dehydratase family protein, with protein sequence MRVLVIGGDGYCGWATALHLSNRGHEVAILDSLIRRHWDNELCINTLTPIAPIQTRLKRWKDLTGKNIDLFVGDLCNYEFLKNAMLQFQPDSIVHFGEQRSAPFSMIDREHAVLTQVNNVVGTLNLLYVMREHFPNAHLVKLGTMGEYGTPNIDIEEGYITIEHNGRKDTLPYPKQPGSFYHLSKVHDSHNIHFACRIWGLRATDLNQGIVYGVLTEETGMDELLINRLDYDGVFGTALNRFCIQAAIGHPLTVYGKGGQTRGLLDIRDTVRCIEIACNNPAEPGEFRVFNQFTELFSVGDLANMVQKAGEALGLKVQVDHLENPRVEKEEHYFNAKNTKLLDLGLQPHYLSDSLLDSLLNFAMKYKHRVDEKEILPKVKWKG encoded by the coding sequence ATGAGAGTTTTAGTCATTGGTGGCGATGGATATTGTGGGTGGGCAACAGCGCTCCACCTCTCGAATCGGGGACATGAGGTGGCCATTCTGGACAGCCTCATTCGGCGGCATTGGGACAACGAGCTTTGCATTAACACCCTCACCCCGATCGCGCCCATCCAAACCCGACTGAAGCGCTGGAAAGACTTGACGGGCAAAAACATCGATCTTTTCGTAGGCGACCTGTGCAACTACGAATTTCTAAAGAACGCGATGCTCCAGTTTCAGCCCGACTCGATCGTTCACTTTGGCGAACAGCGCTCGGCTCCCTTCTCAATGATCGACCGAGAACACGCCGTATTGACCCAGGTGAACAACGTCGTGGGCACGCTGAACCTGCTCTATGTGATGCGGGAGCATTTCCCTAACGCGCACCTCGTCAAGCTGGGCACGATGGGCGAATATGGCACGCCCAACATCGACATCGAAGAAGGCTACATCACCATCGAACACAACGGCCGCAAAGACACGCTGCCCTATCCCAAGCAGCCCGGCTCCTTCTATCACCTCAGCAAAGTGCATGACTCGCACAACATCCACTTTGCCTGCCGGATCTGGGGACTACGCGCCACCGACCTAAACCAAGGCATCGTTTATGGCGTGCTGACCGAAGAAACGGGCATGGATGAACTGCTGATTAACCGCCTCGACTATGACGGCGTATTTGGCACCGCGCTCAACCGCTTCTGCATCCAGGCGGCGATCGGCCATCCGCTGACGGTCTATGGCAAGGGCGGCCAGACTCGCGGACTGCTCGACATCCGCGACACGGTGCGCTGCATTGAAATCGCCTGCAACAACCCGGCCGAACCTGGCGAGTTCCGCGTGTTCAACCAGTTCACCGAGCTATTTAGCGTCGGCGATCTGGCCAACATGGTGCAAAAAGCTGGCGAAGCGCTGGGGTTGAAAGTTCAGGTAGACCACCTGGAAAACCCCCGCGTTGAAAAGGAAGAACACTACTTCAACGCCAAAAACACCAAGCTGCTGGATTTGGGACTGCAACCGCACTACCTGTCTGACTCGCTGCTTGACTCGCTGCTGAACTTCGCCATGAAGTATAAGCACCGCGTCGATGAGAAGGAGATCCTGCCAAAGGTGAAGTGGAAAGGATAG